The Coregonus clupeaformis isolate EN_2021a chromosome 27, ASM2061545v1, whole genome shotgun sequence genomic sequence AGTGATCATTGAGCAGCTCTGCTTTCAGGAAATTGTTACAGGGTTTATAGTAGTCAGCATATCCGAACCGCTTGCTTTCAGCTGCACTAGGGTCGACAGCATTCTTGTGTATATTAAGACACCATCTAGTCGCTCGGAAAAGGGAAAACATACCTCAATACAGGGATAAGAAATGCGTTGTTCTccgaattgtcccattatcccaactgttacacAAATAAGATTGAACAACTTTTAGTTtttaaataaactgctgttttCCTCCTCATGCTAAGAAGCAGTGGCAACAGCAGCCAGAATGGCAAATTGTGTTGAACATAGGAGCTgattggtaggccgtcattgtaaataagaaattGTTCTTAAttaacttgcctagttaaataaaggttaaataataaatacaaattgcTGCTGTGGCTTCTGCTACCTAGCATGAGGACGAAAATGACAGTTTCTAGAAAAACGAGcagtcgttcaatcttctcagtgtAACAGTTAGGATAATGGGACAATTAGGGGTATAACGCATTTCTCGTCTCAGGATTGAGGTACGTTTTGGGAGCCATATCTCGCGCCAGCTCCGCAGTGTCTTAATATACACGGCATATGCTTTCCGACCCTAGTGCAGCTGTAAGTAAGTGGGTTGGATCTGCTGACTAGGTTTATAACAATATGATACATTGATTATCATGAGTTACATTGCATCCCAGTTATTGAATTGCAATATACACAATCAGCATATAATCAGGAACAACAAAGGACTTATAGTTCCTTATGAATTATAATACACTGTGGCATAAATACTGTACACATACCTATGGCATTCTTGTGAACAGTAGGGTAAAGGTGTTTCTCAGAAGTGTGAATTGGTATGCATATTTTCCCCTTCTCTCTTAGGTGCTCCTTTCATTGAGCAGTCCTCAGGACAGGGAGACTTGTCTGGGAGCAGTGATGAGGGGGAAGGGACCATGGACAAGGACCCAGTACCAGCAGCAGAGAGGGCAGTGGAGACTGAGAGCATGATGAAACGGCTGTTTGGGTTTGAGAAGGAGGACCTGTCCTCCTGGCATCGCTTGGTGTGTCTCCTAAACCGCCCCACTGACCCTGCTTCTCTGGGCATCttccgcttcctgtttggtgagCTCTGTCATCTCCACTAAGTTTAGTTACCCTTGGTCAAAATGGCTGCAGGGTCTGGCATTTTAATTTGTGCCTGAGAATCGAATAAATCGCATTAAGAAGTTGAGTTTCATATGCAAGTCAAATCATCTGCTGGTGGTCAGGTGAGTGTAGTCTTGTGTAATCTCTCTTGTTGTTCTAATCTTCTGTGtgtcttcccctgtctctgtccccaggCATGATAATGGCTATAGACATTACACAGGAGCGAGGCCTTAGCCACCTGGATTACAAGTACCTGGATGGAGCTCCTGTTTGCCGCTTCCCTCTCTTCAACTTCCTGCAGCCGCTGCCTCTTGATTATATGTACCTGGTCTATGTGGTGATGCTCTTTGGTAGGTCAAGTTCTGAATCAGTGATTGGAACAGCTGCTGTATGTTGTCCCCTTTGTGTGTGGGTTTATGTGATAGTGTTGATATGCTTTCATCTTTTTAATGTGTGTTGATGGATGTCTTTTTATAGGTGCTGTGGGAATCATGTTGGGCTGTTTCTACCGCCTCTCCTGTCTCATGTTCATATCCACCTACTGGTACATCTTCTTCCTGGACAAAACAGCATGGAACAACCACTCTTACCTCTACGGCCTCATTGGCTTCCAGCTCACATTCATGGACGCCAACAGATACTGGTGAGTTGCAGAACTCTTATGAAACCATTACTATACATTTGTTAAACAGATAATATATTTGTTAGATTGAAGTTGTTTGTATCTTTCCGTGTGAGTGTGTTTGCCTGCATGCAtttatgtacatacagtatattattattttcagGTCAATAGATGGATTACGTAATCCTAAAAAAAAGAACGGCCAAGTTCCACTTTGGAACTACACTCTTCTGAGGTTTCAGGTCTGTGCCAAATTCATTCTATTGAGTTCATGGACACTTTACTTTACTACTCTATCAAGGGTATCTGCCTTATAACATGTGTATGATAAACTTTGAGGACACTACAATAATATGAATATCTTCATCTTTTTCCTTGGTAGATTTTCATAGTATACTTCATTGCTGGAATCAAGAAACTGGATGCAGACTGGGTACAGGGATACTCCATGTCATACTTGGCACACCATTGGCTTTTTGACCCTTTCAGGTTAGTTAACAtttttagattacattttagtaatttagcagacatgcttatctagagcgacttacagcagtgagtgcatatattttcatattttttcatactggtcccccgtgggaatcaaacccacaaccctggtattAAAAGCGCCATGCTTAGGGCCAGGTGTCCCCCCCCCTTTTCATTTATTCTACCCTGCATTTCGATCATCCGACCTCAAGAGGCCAATAAGGCACCTGCTCACACCACCTGTGAATTGTCACATGTGCATTCCATGACCAtctaacttttttttttattcgCTATAGAAATACATGTTAAAAACgtacactacaggtcaaaagtttagaacccctactcattcaagggtttttctttatttttactattttctacaatgtagaataatagtgaagacatcaaaactatgaaataacatatatggaatcatgtagtaaccaaaaaagggttaaacaaatcaaaatatatttgagattcttcaaatagccaccctttgccttgaggacagctttgcacactcttggcattctctcaaccagcttcacctggaatgcttttccaacactcttgaaggagttcccacatatgctgagcacttgttggctgcttttccttcactctgcggtccgactcatcccaaaccatctcaatttggttgaggtcggggtattgtggaggccaggtcatctaatgcagcactccatcactctccttcttggtaaaatagcccttacacagcctggaggtgtgttgggtcattgtcctgttgaaaaacaaatgatagtcccactaagcccaaaccagatgggatggcgtatcgctgcagaatgctgtggtagccatgctggttaagtgtgccttgaattgtaaataaatcacagacagtgtctccagcaaagcaccataataCCACCTCCTcgatgctttacggtgggaaatacacatgcggatatcatccgttcacccacaccgtatctcacaaagacacggcggttggaaccaaaaatctccaatttggactccagaccaaaggacacatttccaccggtctaatgtccattgctcatgtttcttggcccaagcaagtctcttcttcttattggtgtcctttattagtggtttctttgcagcaattcgaccatgaaggcctgattcacacagtctcatctgaacagttgatgttgagatgtgtctgttacttgaactctgtgaagcatttatttgggctgcaatttctgaggctggtaactctaatgaacttatcctctgcagcagaggtaacactgggtcttccattcctgtggcgagcctcatgagagccagtttcatcatagcgcttgatggtttttgggactgcacttgaagaaactttcaaagttcttgacattttccatattgactgaccttcatgtcttaaagtaatgatggactgtcgtttctctttgcttatttgagctgttcttgccataatgtggacatggtcttttactaaatagggctatcttctgtataccttgtcacaacacaactgattggctcaaacgcattaagaactaaataaattccacaaattaacttttaacaaggcacacctgttaattgaaatgcattccaggtgactacctcatgaagctggttgagagaattccaagagtgtacgaagctgttatcaaggcgaagggtggctatttgaagattctgaaatataaagtatattttgatttgtttaacacttttgtggttactacatgattccatatgtgttatttcatggttttgatgtcttcactattattctacaatgtagaaaatagtaaaaataaagaaaaacccttgaatgagtaggtgttctaaaacttttgagcgGCAGTGTAAATGCTGAGGATATGGCTTTTGCAAGTGCCAACATCACTCTCAAAAAAGTAGACAATCCCAAAACACACATGTAAAGAACGGAGGCGCAGACTAGTCAAAAAAACACAAAGCATCTCCATAATAACGGACGAATGCACTGACACACAAGACCGATAtgttcttcatattttcaaggacAACTGGGTGAAGACGTTAAAGTTTTTCTGGCTGATACAGTGTATTTACAGGCAGGGAACTATTCAACAGTGTCAGAATATCATTCCGAGGACCTGCGCTTTTACGTGCGCTTTGTAGAGTCGGAGAAGCGTATCTCCAAACAATGCGGTCTTAACAGAGTTGGAGAATTTGTTGGGTTATTTCTATAACTAATGAAAATAGGCTAGACATTTATGTTCTGAAAAGTCAACATTTTCCCCTCTACATTTTCTGATATAAAATGCCTATCAAACCCATATGTTAAGAACAGACAATGAATACGTTGTGAAATATTTGTGTTGATTGATGTTGTCTTGTTCTGTAAGGATGAGACTGTTTCGATATGTCCTCCACAACCTTCTATGGTAGAAGCATTCTCATAATCTAAGGCTAAATTGCAGGTTTTGCAGAATATATTGTTGTCTGCAAAGAGCGCCCCAGCGGGGTATTGTCGCGCTATTTTATTGAAGCGATATTCTGATTTGGAATTttgtatataatttttttaatattttctGGTTGGATTCATAGTCCCCTTTTAACTGTAGTAATTGCCCCACTTTTATAACCTCAGATCAGGGATTGAGTCTGTTGGAGAGGATCAGTTTGAGCAAAGTGAGGTGTAGAATCACTGATCTAAAAATAGTATTCCCTGCCAAATAATAGGCTTTGTGCAATTAAGATTCGTATGCCACGCCTCCCCTGGTTTAGGACGCACAACCAGACATTGAATGATTGATTGGAGGTAGCTTGTGTCAATTAAAGAGCATTTCCTAGGATTTCTGCCTGCAGCAAAACTAGTGGATAATACTGGAAATACTGGTAAAAGAaaacccccacaaaaaaaataataCTAAAACGCCTGGCTCtaaccatgctctactaactgagccacacaggaccatacAAATGGTATTTATCAGACTTCAATACAAATGTATTGAGGGCCATGCTCCGTCATCTTTTGGAACGGCTTAAATAAAACAGCCCCATGTGGGATTATATGTATTTCTTTACCCTTTGCGTCTGTCCCACAGGATGATTCTTCCTAATGAAATGGTGAGTCTGCTGGTGATCCATGGAGGTGGTCTTTGTCTGGACCTGTCTGCCGGCTACCTGCTGTTTTTTGATGCCACACGCCCTTTTGGCATTTTCTTTGTCAGCTACTTCCACTGCATGAACTCTCAACTCTTCAGCATCGGTGAGAGTCTTTTCGGTCATCATaatataagaggtcatacaataagttttgtagtgattcctatgttgttgatgtaaagaatatttgttggtccgtggtgtgtaatgaggagcaaacagacgttgcacttgacacatttatgaaattgcttatcccagttactaataagcatataccaattaagaaaatgactgtaaaaacggttaaatccctgtggattgatgaggaattgaaaaattgtatggttgagggggatgaggcaaaaggaatggcaaataagtatggctacacaactgattggcaaacgtgctgcaaattgagaaatgatgtgactaaactgaataaaaagaagaagaaactacactatgaaacaaagataaattacataaagaattatagtaaaaagctttggagcaccttcaatgacattttgggggaaaaggcaaactcggctccatcattcattgaatcagatggcacattcatcacaaaaccgactgatattgccagctactttaattatttttttcattggcaagattagcaaacttaggcatgacatgccagcaacaaacgctgacactacacatccaagtatatctgaccaaattatgaaagacaagaattgtaatttagaattccgtaaagtgagtgtggaaaaggtgatctttatttatttattgttgtctatcaacaatgacaagccaccggggtctgacaacttggatggaaaattactgaggataatagcggacgatattgccactcctatttgccatatcttcaatttaagcctactagaaagtgtgtggcctagagggaagcaaaagtcattccgctacctaagaatagtaaagccccctttactggctcaaatggccgaccaatcagcctgttaccaaccattAGTAAGGttctggaaaaaatggtgtttcaccagatacaatgctattttacagtaaacaaattgacaaaagactttcagcatgcttaaagggaaggacattcaacaagcacagcacttacacaaatgactgatgattggctgaaagaaattgatgataaaacaattgtgggggctgttttgttagacatcagtgcggcttttgacattatcgatcatagcctgctgctggaaaaacatatgtgttatggctttacactgcctgctatattgtggatgaagatttacctgtctaacagaacacagagggtgttctttaatggaagcctctccaacataatccaggtagaatcaggaattccccatggcagctgtctaggccccttacttttttcaatctttactaacgacaagccactggctttgagtaaagacagtgtgtctatgtatgcagatgactcaacactatacacatcagctactacagcgtcTGAAATGACTGCACCACTTAACacagagctgcagttagtttcagaatgggtggcaaggagtaagttagtcctaaatatttcaaaaactaaaagcattgtatttgggacaaatcattcactaaatcttgtaataaataatgtggaaatttagcaagtttaggtgactaaactgcttggagcaaccctggattgtaaactgtcatggtcaaaacatattgatacaacagtagctaagatggggaaaaatctgtccataataaagcgctgctctaccttcttaacagcactatcaacaaggcaggtcctacaggctctagttttgtcgcacctggactactgttcagtcgtgtggtcaggtgccacaaagagggacttaagaaaattgcaattggctcagaacaggtcagcacggctggcccttggatgtacacagagagcaaacattaataatatgcatgtcaatctctcctggctcaaagtggaggagagattgacttaatcactacttgtatttgtgagaggtattgacatgttgaacacaccgagctgtctgtttaaacgactagcacacagctcagacacccatgcataccccacaagaaatgccaccagaggtctcttcacagtccccaagtccagaacagactatgggaggcgcacagtactacatagagccatgactacatggaactctattccacatcaggtaactgatgcaagcagtagaatcagattttaaaaaccagataaaaataaaccttatggaacagcggggactgtgaagcaacgcaaacatagacacatgcatacacacacatgataacatacgcactatacgcACACTTACGCaaggattttgtgttgtagatatgtggtagtggagtaggggcctgagggcacacacttagtgtgttgtgaaatctgttatgaatgtattgtcatgttttaaaaaaattgtataactgccttaattttgccggaccccaggaacagtagctgttgccttggcggcagctaatggggatccgtaataactACAAATAATGAGAATAGCAAATGTTACTGTATAATAGAAGCTACATAATTCAACACTGTATGTATAGTCCGTTGCACTCTGGGATGATGTCCCATTTTGGATGGTTGCTTGTAGCCGTGGTGCATAATCATTAGAGGATTCCATAGATAAGGAAATAAGATTCATGTTCACTTGTACTGAGGGCAACATAATGCAAGCAGACTCCTGTGGCCCAGAGGACGTTTTCAAAACAATATTTTCTTTAATGATCCACTATTTAAGTTAATCTATAACCCCCTATTGATCACAAATGCTACTATTATTGTCCTTTATTTTATCTCCAGGTATGTTTGCCTACACTATGCTGGCCACGAGTCCTCTCTTCTGCTACCCTGACTGGCCCAGGCACTTCTTTGCCCGCTTCCCAAAGATCCTCAGGCCCGTGCTGCCGATCACGTCTCCTCCCCCACAGCCCAGCACCTCCTGTGTTTACCCAGAGACCCAGCACACATCTACGGGACCACAGGACACCCCTCCTGCCCCCATGGCCTCCAAAACACAGTTTAAACACAAGCTGGCAACCCTGTTCACCATTCTGTACCTGGCTGAACAGTTCTTCCTGCCTTACTCTCACTTCATCACACAGGTACTACTCCTGTAGAAATGGAAGATGCGTTTACAGTGACCAACTTGTAGTCCTTTCCATGTATTGAATCAAGAAATCGGCAGCATTTGATTTGAATGCCTTGATTTAAATGTCACAGTTGTGAGTCACTGAGTGTACCGCTGTCAGCTAAAGTTATTTCCCAACCCTACGGGTTACCAGAATAATTGCTCAATCAGTGTCAACACTGCTATCAGTCTGCAGTAAACAGTAGTGTGGAGTAGCTTGAGTCAGCAGAAcgggggttcgtttcccacggggggccagtatgaaaatgtatgcactcactaattgtaagtcactctggataagagcgtctgttaaatgactacaatgtaaatgactacaatgtagtatattttatatttgagattcttcaaatagccaccctttgcacactcttagcattctctcaaccagcttcatgaggtagtcacctggaatgcatttcaattaacaggtgtgccttgttaaaagttaatttgtggaatttctttccttcttaatgcgtttgagccaatcagttgtgttgtgacaaggtaggggaagaagatagccctatttggtaaaagaccaagtccatattatggcaagaacagctcaaataagcaaagagaaacgaaagtccatcgttactttaagacatgaaggttagtcaatacagaacatttcaagaacttagaaagtttcttaaagtgcagtctcaaaaaccatcaaatgctatgatgaaactggctctcatgaggaccgccacaggaatggaacacccagagttaccgctgctgcagaggataagttcattagcgttaccagcctcagaaattgcagcccaaataaaagtaacagtcacatctcaacatcaactgttcagagcagactgtgtgaatcaggccttcatggtcgaattgctgcaaagaaaccactactaaaggacaccaataagaagaagagacttgcttgggccaagaaacacgagcaatggacattagaccggtggaaatttgtcctttggtctggagtccaaattggagatttttggttccaaccgccatgtctttgtgagacgtggtgtgggtggacggatgatctccgcatggtgacactgtctgtgatttatttcgaattcaaggcacacttaaccagcatggctaccacagcattctgcatcgaTACACCTtcccatcttgtttgggcttagtgggactatcatttgtttttcaacaggacaatgacacaacacacctccacttttttggttactacatgattccatatgtgttatttcatagttttgatgtcttcactattattctacaatgtagaaaatagtaaaaattaagaaaaacccttgaatgagtaggtgttctaaaacttttgaccagtagtgtgtgtatatatctagCTTTTCTCTTTTTGACCTAGGGCTATAACAACTGGACCAATGGCCTGTATGGGTACTCCTGGGACATGATGGTCCACTCCCGATCCCACCAGCATGTCAAGATCACCTACAGAGACGGAAAAACAGGAGATGTCGGATACCTCAACCCTGGGGTGAGCCATTGAACTATAATACAAATATCGAATCAGACTCCTAGGAAGGGTTAGAAAGCACGTGGAAAAAGGGAGGAACTCGGGGAGACATGGGGAATGTGACACTAGGGATAATAAGCTCAAGTCGATTTAATTAACCATTCAACATCCCATTAAAACAATAATAGCATGTTGGTTTCACTTTAAATGAACTACAACATACAGAAATTCATCATAAGCCTACGTACAGTAGGACAGAGGTTGTTTGGAAAACCGGACATGTTGGGAATGGAGGTGGCTCGTGATGTTCATTCATTTACTTTAAAAAAACATATCAAACCTTTATAGAAAAAATTGAtggcatatttacattttacaattGAATTATTAACTTATCTGTGACAATATCTGGGAGAAGGTGGATCTGAGTACCTCATACTGCAAAACTCATGAAGGTGTTATGACTGGTTCCATAAAGGTGAAGCAAAGTGTTAATGTTCTGTGGCACACCTGTAGGTGTTCACTCAGAGTCGGCGATGGAAGGACCATGGGGACATGCTGAAGCAGTACGCCACCTGCCTGAGCCTCCACCTGCCTCACTACAACATCTCTGACCCAGAGATCTACTTCGACATATGGGTGTCCATCAATGAACGCTTCCAACAACGGTACTAGATAGCCTTTCTGTGATCTTTTACATCCTCCATATAGATAGAAATGTTCTTCGCTGTACAGTTTGGTCTTGAATTCTCTTTCCATCCGTTAGGATCTTTGACCCCCGTGTGAACATTGTGAAGGCAGACTGGTCACCATTCCGCCTAAATCCCTGGCTCATGCCTCTGCTGGTGGACCTCTCTCCCTGGAGGACCAAGTTCCAGGAGATCGAAGGCTCGTTGGACAACCAGACAGAGATAGTCTTCATCGCAGACTTCCCAGGTTTGGGGTCttcgccctctccctctccctcattgTTTTCCATTGAGAGTATTTAACATGGTGATCACTAGGTCCTCGCCCAAAGTCAATTTAAATATATATTGTGTATGTGTTGGTTCATTTTGCCTCTAGGTCTCCACTTAGAGAACTATGTCAGTGAGGACCTGGGCAACACCAGTGTTCAGGTGCTGCAGGGCCAGCTGAATGTTGAGATAGTGGATGAGAAGAAGAACTACACGCTccaacctggagagcagaagcAGGTATGATCCCTCATCACCCCACCTGCTATAGCCAGCCTATAATGACACCCTTCACCTGGATGACAGCTGTACTGTAGTCATTATCATGGGCTGAAACTTACTGCTAAACATAAGGTTCACATTCCAGTTGCCATGCTGTGGCTAGGAGtactcattgtgtgtgtgtgtgtgtgtgtatgagagagcaGCTTCCTGCTGGGGCCTACCATAAGGTGTACACAGTGTCTGAGGGGCCGTCCTGCTACATGTACATCTACGTCAACACCACAGAGGCAGCGCTTCAGAGGAACTTCACTAAGCTGTTTGAGCTGCAGGAGCGGGTCCGCAACGGAACAGGTCAGGGCTTAAATGTACACACGACAGCAATTAACACATACAACAGGAACTAACACACATGATGGAAGTGCTGAGCTAACACAGCGTTTCGCCCCACAGAAACCGAACCCCTCCCTCCAGAGCTCCAGCCACTCATCACTGGAGAAAATGATGAGGGGTCAGAGGCCAATGTGATGGATCCCGTCGTTCAGCTGTTCCTACGGCGACAGCGGAGAATGAAAGAAGTAAAGAAGCGCAGGGAAGCCAATGTGTACGAAAGGCTGAACCGGTTTACTGTGAAAAAGTACTACATGTTGCGGCGAGCGTGAGTGTTGTTTTCAGTGCAACTACCAAAACTCATGACAAAACCATGCAATTCCTCCTGTTTCCACTGGTATCCTGCAGTGGCTTGGTTTAATGTAGACATTTGCTTTGTAGGAGTAAGTGTCATAAACACATGTGCCTTATATTTAGTCTGAGTGTACCAtgctctctgtgttgtaggttcCTGATGACAGCCATTGCAATGCGTAACCTGGCGGTGGGCCTCCCTCctctggagcagctgaccagggAAGTGGCCTTCGCGAACATGAAGGAACCAGAGACGGAGGCCAACCAGGACCTCAAGGATGAAGTCGGCCACGATGAGCTCTAGGAGTGTGTAAATCATTTTTAAGTGAATGTGCTTGGATGACAGTGAGAATACGCTAGTCTGTTACTACACTGGGTACACCAACCCAGTAAGCCAAATGATTTTCATTTGAATGGTTTTGAACATTTGGAAATGTTTGAAATTATGCAGGGGCAACTTTCTGATTGTCTTATGACTGATCTTCCTGTTTAACTGAAAAAATACATTCCTAGGTTGTGCAAGATCACATTGTTCattttggtcttatttctataTTGCCAGAAGTATTATAATTTTAAATCCAACATGCACCTTCACAAAATGTATCTCTTTGCTATGCCTAACTttaattagtttttttttttaattgagaCTGACTCCAGTTGTGAAAAGTGGTAGAGCTGAACTTTATatgctacaggtaactgccaaaatctTAAAACCCCCGAAGTTTGATGTCCACTCCCCCGCggaaatcgaattagcataatacaactCTTATGggttaatagggtgttgggccaccacgagccagaacagatTCAATGCAccatggcatagattctacaagtgtctggagctCCATTGGAGGGAGGCGACTCCATTCTTCAACGAGAaattgttgatggtggtggaaaacactgtctctgGCGCTGCTCCAGACTATtctataagtgttcaattgggttgagctctggtgactgagatggccatggcatatggtttacatcattttcatgctcatcataCCGTTTGGTGACCACTCGTgtcctgtggatgggggcgttgTCATCCATTCGGGGCACAGCCATGGTaaccaaaataatggcctgcccagcatttttatacatgaccttaagcatgatgggatgtt encodes the following:
- the ggcx gene encoding vitamin K-dependent gamma-carboxylase, with translation MKAGACDNANAGAPFIEQSSGQGDLSGSSDEGEGTMDKDPVPAAERAVETESMMKRLFGFEKEDLSSWHRLVCLLNRPTDPASLGIFRFLFGMIMAIDITQERGLSHLDYKYLDGAPVCRFPLFNFLQPLPLDYMYLVYVVMLFGAVGIMLGCFYRLSCLMFISTYWYIFFLDKTAWNNHSYLYGLIGFQLTFMDANRYWSIDGLRNPKKKNGQVPLWNYTLLRFQIFIVYFIAGIKKLDADWVQGYSMSYLAHHWLFDPFRMILPNEMVSLLVIHGGGLCLDLSAGYLLFFDATRPFGIFFVSYFHCMNSQLFSIGMFAYTMLATSPLFCYPDWPRHFFARFPKILRPVLPITSPPPQPSTSCVYPETQHTSTGPQDTPPAPMASKTQFKHKLATLFTILYLAEQFFLPYSHFITQGYNNWTNGLYGYSWDMMVHSRSHQHVKITYRDGKTGDVGYLNPGVFTQSRRWKDHGDMLKQYATCLSLHLPHYNISDPEIYFDIWVSINERFQQRIFDPRVNIVKADWSPFRLNPWLMPLLVDLSPWRTKFQEIEGSLDNQTEIVFIADFPGLHLENYVSEDLGNTSVQVLQGQLNVEIVDEKKNYTLQPGEQKQLPAGAYHKVYTVSEGPSCYMYIYVNTTEAALQRNFTKLFELQERVRNGTETEPLPPELQPLITGENDEGSEANVMDPVVQLFLRRQRRMKEVKKRREANVYERLNRFTVKKYYMLRRAFLMTAIAMRNLAVGLPPLEQLTREVAFANMKEPETEANQDLKDEVGHDEL